A genomic region of Caulobacter vibrioides contains the following coding sequences:
- a CDS encoding isocitrate lyase, which produces MTQRKTYAEHRDALLARYPQGVTPGGVDVDDIIQLKLQNTFNTHLDIARAMAPVMRADMAAYDADSSKFTQSLGCWSGFHAQQMIKAVKRLRGTTKGAYVYLSGWMVAGLRNRFGHLPDQSMHEKTSVVDLIEEIYVSLRQADEVAINDLFKTLSAARKAGDQIAEQAAIKAIDNFETHVVPIIADIDAGFGNEHATYLLAKEMIKAGACCLQIENQVSDAKQCGHQDGKVTVPREDFIEKLRACRLAFEELGVDEGVIVARTDSLGAGLTQKIPVSQEPGDLASDYIKWLKTEPVTPENPLKDGELAIMKDGAFVKPVRMPNGLFAFQDGTGRQRVIEDCIANLTQGGADLLWIETDTPNVDEIASMVAEVRKVVPNAKLTYNNSPSFNWTLNLRKQVRDQWIAEGKIHKDSYPDGNALMSAEYDKSDLGREADERLARFQVDIAARAGVFHNLITLPTFHLTAKSVDELSRGYFGEERMQAYVNTVQREEIRRGVSAVKHQHEVGSDLGDTFKEMVAGERALKAGGHANTMNQFAAE; this is translated from the coding sequence ATGACGCAGCGCAAGACCTATGCCGAACACCGCGACGCCCTGCTGGCGCGCTATCCTCAGGGCGTCACGCCGGGCGGCGTCGACGTCGACGACATCATCCAGCTGAAGCTGCAGAACACCTTCAACACCCACCTGGACATCGCCCGGGCCATGGCGCCGGTCATGCGCGCCGACATGGCCGCCTATGACGCCGACAGCAGCAAGTTCACCCAATCGCTGGGCTGCTGGTCGGGCTTTCACGCCCAGCAGATGATCAAGGCGGTCAAGCGCCTGCGCGGCACGACCAAGGGCGCCTATGTCTATCTGTCGGGCTGGATGGTCGCGGGCCTTCGCAACCGCTTCGGCCACCTGCCCGACCAGTCGATGCACGAGAAGACCTCGGTCGTCGACCTGATCGAGGAGATCTACGTCTCGCTGCGCCAGGCCGATGAAGTGGCGATCAACGACCTCTTCAAGACGCTGAGCGCCGCCCGCAAGGCCGGCGACCAGATCGCCGAGCAGGCCGCGATCAAGGCGATCGACAACTTCGAGACCCATGTCGTGCCGATCATCGCCGATATCGACGCTGGCTTCGGCAACGAGCATGCCACCTATCTGCTGGCCAAGGAGATGATCAAGGCCGGCGCCTGCTGCCTGCAGATCGAGAACCAGGTCAGCGACGCCAAGCAGTGCGGCCACCAGGACGGCAAGGTCACGGTGCCGCGCGAGGACTTCATCGAGAAGCTGCGCGCCTGCCGCCTGGCCTTCGAGGAACTGGGCGTCGACGAGGGCGTGATCGTCGCCCGCACCGATAGCCTGGGCGCGGGCCTGACCCAGAAGATCCCGGTCAGCCAGGAGCCTGGCGATCTGGCCAGCGACTATATCAAGTGGCTGAAGACCGAGCCCGTCACCCCGGAAAACCCGCTGAAGGACGGTGAGCTGGCGATCATGAAGGACGGCGCGTTCGTCAAGCCCGTGCGGATGCCCAACGGCCTGTTCGCCTTCCAGGACGGCACCGGCCGCCAACGCGTCATCGAGGACTGCATCGCCAACCTGACGCAAGGCGGCGCCGACCTGCTGTGGATCGAGACCGACACCCCCAATGTCGACGAGATCGCCTCGATGGTGGCCGAGGTCCGCAAGGTCGTTCCGAACGCCAAGCTGACCTACAACAACTCGCCGTCGTTCAACTGGACGCTCAATCTGCGCAAGCAGGTTCGCGACCAGTGGATCGCCGAGGGCAAGATTCACAAGGACAGCTATCCGGACGGCAATGCGCTGATGTCGGCCGAGTACGACAAGAGCGACCTGGGCCGCGAGGCGGACGAGCGACTGGCCCGCTTCCAGGTCGACATCGCCGCCCGCGCCGGGGTGTTCCACAACCTGATCACCCTGCCGACCTTCCACCTGACGGCCAAGAGCGTCGACGAGCTGTCGCGCGGCTACTTCGGCGAGGAGCGGATGCAGGCCTACGTGAATACGGTGCAGCGCGAGGAGATCCGCCGCGGCGTCTCGGCCGTGAAGCACCAGCACGAGGTCGGCTCGGACCTCGGCGACACCTTCAAGGAAATGGTCGCCGGCGAGCGCGCCCTGAAGGCCGGCGGCCACGCCAACACCATGAACCAGTTCGCGGCCGAATAG
- a CDS encoding purple acid phosphatase family protein, which yields MTPSFNPRRACASAFRLATALGCGVALSALLLAVGPVAAQGPAKARAPAEPIITGGKPQRLIVNPTEDPSRGFAVTWRMEAGAGKGLVEYAEATPGPAFEDAVSTVMATSEVVQYAPRNGAPVSATAHSAVIDGLKPETLYVYRVGDGRTFSAWRQVRTAASTAKPFTFLYFGDVQNEVESHGSRVMRMARRLAPDAALALYAGDLINRSDADREWAEWFDMAPDLHAELLTLPSPGNHEYGPPVEGRQALAPQWRQQFTLPRNGPAGVEALSETVYQVDYQGVRFLSLDADAMSDHPELAEATLTWLQARLADNPNAWTVVFLHYPIYSTAKGRDNPELRAALEPVLQRYGVDLVLQGHDHTYARGRKGGPVYVVSVAGPKQYPAGQDDWASRKATGVQLFQAISVDGGELTYKAYTATGALYDAFRLSKPARGKPARLIDLAPKSDELNLRRAP from the coding sequence ATGACCCCCAGCTTCAATCCGCGACGCGCTTGCGCTTCGGCGTTCCGTCTGGCGACGGCTCTTGGCTGCGGCGTCGCCCTGAGCGCCCTGCTGCTGGCCGTCGGGCCGGTCGCCGCCCAAGGACCGGCCAAGGCGCGCGCGCCAGCCGAGCCCATCATCACCGGCGGCAAGCCTCAGCGGCTGATCGTCAACCCGACCGAGGATCCGTCCCGCGGCTTTGCGGTGACCTGGCGCATGGAGGCCGGCGCCGGCAAGGGCCTGGTGGAGTACGCCGAGGCGACGCCCGGCCCGGCGTTCGAGGACGCTGTTTCGACCGTGATGGCGACCAGCGAGGTGGTCCAGTACGCGCCTCGCAACGGCGCGCCGGTCTCGGCCACCGCCCATAGCGCCGTCATCGATGGGCTAAAGCCTGAAACGCTGTACGTCTATCGGGTGGGCGATGGCCGGACCTTCAGCGCCTGGCGCCAGGTCCGCACGGCGGCGTCGACCGCCAAGCCGTTCACCTTCCTCTATTTCGGCGACGTGCAGAACGAGGTGGAGAGCCACGGCTCGCGCGTCATGCGCATGGCCCGCCGCCTGGCGCCGGACGCGGCCCTGGCGCTCTACGCCGGCGATCTGATCAACCGCTCGGACGCCGACCGCGAGTGGGCCGAGTGGTTCGACATGGCCCCCGACCTTCACGCCGAGCTTTTGACCCTGCCCAGTCCCGGCAACCACGAATACGGCCCGCCCGTCGAAGGCCGTCAGGCCCTGGCGCCGCAGTGGCGCCAGCAGTTCACGCTGCCGCGCAACGGCCCGGCGGGCGTCGAAGCGCTCTCCGAGACCGTCTACCAGGTCGACTACCAGGGCGTACGGTTCCTGTCGCTGGACGCCGACGCGATGAGCGATCATCCAGAGCTCGCCGAGGCGACCTTGACGTGGCTGCAGGCGCGTCTGGCTGACAATCCCAACGCCTGGACCGTCGTCTTCCTGCACTATCCGATCTATTCGACCGCCAAGGGGCGCGACAATCCGGAGCTGCGGGCGGCGCTGGAGCCGGTGCTGCAAAGGTACGGTGTGGATCTTGTGCTGCAGGGGCACGATCACACCTACGCCCGAGGCCGCAAGGGCGGGCCGGTCTATGTGGTGTCGGTGGCCGGGCCCAAGCAGTATCCCGCCGGCCAAGACGACTGGGCCAGCCGCAAGGCGACGGGCGTGCAGCTGTTCCAGGCGATCAGCGTCGACGGCGGCGAGCTGACCTACAAGGCCTATACGGCGACCGGCGCGCTCTATGACGCCTTCCGCCTGAGCAAGCCGGCCCGGGGCAAGCCCGCGCGGCTGATCGACCTGGCGCCCAAGAGCGACGAGCTAAACCTGCGGCGCGCGCCATGA
- a CDS encoding TonB-dependent receptor yields the protein MSYKSRLMAAVAAFSMVTAAGAAYAQSAPTAPLAAEARFDIPAQDLGAALMAFSRIAGVAVSADPALTRGRQSVAIEGRMRAEDALKQMLAAAPLTVEAINGAIVLRERPLAAADEVDELIVVGYAAGLRKSLDAKRDADMITDVVSANDMGKLPSSNLTEAVSRLPGVSAVRNHTTGEGDRISIRGLATEYNTYSVNGVRLGGMGSPGDNFYRGVRLSFLPAAGVDSITVFKSILPNMDGDALGGSVEIRTPTAFDFDPTHVAVSLEGTMLDKRDRKKSGEAQLAFGRQFNENFGLFVTASYTRRNSQFEQVGGSGDDMPQRWFATNKSRNFDTSTFQTLGVELSAGETKVERKGLNASLDWRNADHEIHLRGQYNVYDETEFRNRLNFRNYADRISERLVQKDKSRTDLMTPDKAVIGVENGVRVYSYSVNDIIDQNKDGRITDADRKTRSFYSLDGGSGLWDPQGFRLRRYWEGGSTEGVLGSATVGGKSRFGDLTLDYDVSYSNSRDNIKDEFELHFRTDAYDWLGNKGVFVSTAGDPRFPKWVLNAAGMAAVQDPAAFKYSSMSAGFGENEETLKQAQFNLAYTPASHWLRELKAGVKMSVSERRKTGGSFIDLTRSGTMADFAPYFGQSVDSLFGGVYSGDYRLGVTIDTDKMMAELRKAQDGKSTFFSGLATSPDAAEVSNEDTWNYKETVLAGYAMAKAQFGKAEVITGARVESTKNDIQAWLEDPLKGDTFTRDKSDFVNVLPSIHTNYKFRDDLILRGAVWTSFSRPDINRMSSAKSYGYNTDPNGDGKTDPKEQWVLESVSTGNPNLKPMKAVNYDASLEWYNGKTGAYSVGLFHKDIRNFLFRSSSSVIQDGTTDNYTDGTGVDISTPMNGKSAKVSGVEVNARQILHWLPAPFDGLGVAANMTFQRARAVTGISWHPAGQELPLMETPSRLANLEVFWERNGWEAYVSYSYQSEALEDIEDYGNDPYEQDYKFVDLMVRRHFNDRMAATFKVQNALDSHTYWYTFGKAKGGIRDYIENGRYISLSFDWKL from the coding sequence ATGAGCTACAAGTCTCGACTTATGGCCGCCGTGGCGGCGTTCTCGATGGTGACGGCCGCCGGCGCGGCCTACGCCCAGTCCGCGCCGACCGCGCCTCTGGCCGCCGAAGCCCGCTTTGATATTCCCGCTCAGGACCTGGGCGCGGCGCTGATGGCGTTTTCGCGCATCGCCGGCGTGGCTGTTTCGGCCGATCCGGCGCTGACGCGCGGTCGCCAGTCGGTGGCCATCGAGGGCCGCATGCGCGCCGAGGACGCCCTGAAGCAGATGCTCGCGGCCGCGCCGCTGACGGTCGAGGCGATCAACGGGGCCATCGTGCTGCGTGAACGCCCTTTGGCCGCCGCCGATGAGGTCGACGAGCTGATCGTCGTCGGCTACGCGGCGGGCCTGCGCAAGTCGCTCGACGCCAAGCGCGACGCCGACATGATCACCGACGTGGTCAGCGCCAACGACATGGGCAAGCTGCCCTCGTCCAACCTGACCGAGGCGGTCTCGCGCCTTCCGGGCGTGTCGGCGGTGCGCAACCACACCACGGGCGAGGGGGATCGCATCTCGATCCGCGGTCTGGCGACCGAGTACAATACCTACTCGGTCAACGGCGTGCGCCTGGGCGGCATGGGCTCGCCCGGCGACAACTTCTATCGCGGCGTTCGCTTGAGCTTCCTGCCCGCCGCCGGCGTCGACTCGATCACCGTGTTCAAGTCGATCCTGCCCAACATGGACGGCGACGCTCTGGGCGGCTCGGTCGAGATCCGCACCCCGACCGCGTTCGACTTCGATCCGACCCACGTGGCGGTGTCGCTCGAAGGCACGATGCTGGACAAGCGCGATCGCAAGAAGTCCGGTGAAGCCCAGTTGGCCTTCGGCCGTCAGTTCAACGAGAATTTCGGCCTGTTCGTCACCGCCAGCTACACGCGCCGCAATTCCCAGTTCGAGCAGGTCGGCGGTTCGGGCGACGACATGCCCCAGCGCTGGTTCGCCACCAACAAGTCGCGCAATTTCGACACCTCGACCTTCCAGACGCTGGGTGTCGAGCTCTCGGCCGGCGAGACGAAGGTCGAGCGCAAGGGCCTCAACGCCTCGCTGGACTGGCGCAACGCCGACCACGAGATCCATCTGCGTGGCCAGTACAACGTCTATGACGAGACCGAATTCCGGAACCGGCTGAACTTCCGCAATTACGCCGACCGCATTTCCGAGCGTCTCGTCCAGAAGGACAAGTCGCGCACCGACCTGATGACGCCCGACAAGGCGGTGATCGGCGTCGAGAACGGGGTGCGCGTCTACAGCTACTCGGTCAACGACATCATCGACCAGAACAAGGACGGCCGGATCACCGACGCCGACCGCAAGACCCGCAGCTTCTACAGCCTGGATGGCGGTTCGGGTCTTTGGGATCCGCAAGGCTTCCGCCTGCGCCGCTACTGGGAAGGTGGCTCGACCGAAGGCGTGCTGGGCTCGGCGACGGTTGGCGGCAAGAGCCGGTTTGGCGACCTGACCCTCGACTACGACGTCTCGTACTCCAACTCGCGCGACAACATCAAAGACGAGTTCGAGCTCCATTTCCGCACCGACGCTTACGACTGGCTTGGCAACAAGGGCGTCTTTGTCTCGACCGCCGGTGACCCGCGCTTTCCGAAATGGGTCTTGAACGCCGCGGGCATGGCCGCCGTCCAGGACCCGGCGGCGTTCAAGTATTCGAGCATGAGCGCTGGGTTCGGCGAGAACGAAGAGACCCTCAAGCAAGCTCAGTTCAATCTGGCCTACACGCCGGCCAGCCACTGGCTGCGCGAGCTGAAGGCGGGCGTGAAGATGTCGGTCTCGGAGCGTCGCAAGACGGGCGGCAGCTTCATCGACCTGACCCGCAGCGGCACGATGGCCGACTTTGCGCCGTACTTTGGCCAGTCCGTCGACAGCCTGTTCGGCGGGGTCTATTCCGGCGACTACCGGCTGGGCGTCACGATCGACACCGACAAGATGATGGCCGAGCTGCGCAAGGCCCAGGATGGCAAGTCCACCTTCTTCAGCGGCCTGGCCACCTCGCCGGACGCGGCCGAGGTCTCCAACGAGGACACCTGGAACTACAAGGAGACCGTCCTCGCCGGCTATGCCATGGCCAAGGCTCAGTTCGGCAAGGCCGAGGTGATCACCGGGGCGCGCGTCGAGAGCACAAAGAACGACATCCAGGCTTGGCTGGAAGACCCGCTGAAGGGCGACACCTTCACGCGCGACAAGTCCGACTTCGTCAATGTGCTGCCGTCGATCCACACGAACTACAAGTTCCGCGACGACCTGATCCTGCGCGGCGCGGTCTGGACCAGCTTCTCGCGTCCCGACATCAACCGCATGAGCTCGGCCAAGTCGTACGGCTACAACACCGATCCGAACGGCGACGGCAAGACCGATCCCAAGGAACAGTGGGTCCTGGAAAGCGTCAGCACCGGCAATCCGAACCTCAAGCCGATGAAGGCGGTCAACTACGACGCCTCACTGGAGTGGTACAACGGCAAGACCGGAGCCTATTCGGTCGGCCTGTTCCACAAGGACATTCGCAACTTCCTGTTCCGCTCGTCGTCCAGCGTCATTCAGGACGGTACGACGGACAACTACACCGACGGGACCGGCGTCGACATCTCGACGCCCATGAACGGCAAGTCCGCCAAGGTGAGCGGCGTCGAGGTCAACGCCCGCCAGATCCTGCACTGGCTGCCCGCGCCCTTCGACGGTCTGGGCGTCGCGGCCAACATGACCTTCCAACGGGCCCGCGCCGTCACCGGCATCAGCTGGCACCCGGCGGGCCAGGAACTGCCGCTGATGGAGACCCCGTCGCGTCTGGCGAACCTGGAAGTCTTCTGGGAGCGCAACGGCTGGGAGGCCTATGTCTCGTACAGCTATCAGTCCGAAGCCTTGGAAGACATCGAGGACTACGGCAACGACCCGTACGAGCAGGACTACAAGTTCGTCGACCTGATGGTCCGCCGTCACTTCAACGACCGGATGGCCGCGACCTTCAAGGTCCAGAACGCCCTGGATAGCCACACCTACTGGTACACCTTCGGCAAGGCCAAGGGCGGCATCCGCGATTACATCGAGAACGGCCGTTACATCAGCCTCAGCTTCGACTGGAAGCTCTGA
- the aceB gene encoding malate synthase A: protein MPLDIAANIQVTGPVEGRAAEVLTPEALAFVADLHRRFDARRRQLLETRQARQARFDAGELPNFLDDTASIRAADWTIAAIPDDLLDRRVEITGPVDRKMIINALNCGAKVFMADFEDATAPTWANVVEGQINLKDRWQGALTHVDPKSGKSYALGATPAVLKVRPRGWHLMERHLEIDGQAVAGALFDFGLYVFHNAKAAIAQGSGPYFYLPKLESHLEARLWNDVFLRAQEVLGLPVGTIKATVLIETIPAAFEMDEILFELKDHIVGLNCGRWDYIFSFIKRLGRRAEFLTPDRSAMVMGKAFLGAYSLKLIQTCHRRRAFAMGGMAAQIPVKGDDAANQAAFAKVKADKEREATAGHDGTWVAHPDLVPVALEVFDRLMPTPNQLDRNLADLDITQAQMLALHDGVRTEAGVRENIRVGVRYTQAWLEGRGAVPLYNLMEDAATAEICRTQLWQWIRLGAELDDGRPLTSELFVSLFTQEMTELRRDLGSQRLEEAAQLFAQMVLSESLEEFLTTPAYDLL, encoded by the coding sequence ATGCCGCTCGACATCGCCGCCAACATCCAGGTCACCGGTCCCGTTGAAGGCCGAGCTGCGGAAGTACTCACCCCCGAAGCCCTGGCCTTCGTCGCCGATCTGCACCGTCGGTTCGACGCGCGTCGCCGCCAGTTGCTGGAAACCCGTCAGGCGCGCCAGGCGCGCTTCGACGCCGGCGAACTGCCCAACTTCCTCGACGACACCGCATCGATCCGCGCCGCCGACTGGACCATCGCAGCCATTCCCGACGACCTGCTCGACCGCCGCGTCGAGATCACCGGGCCGGTCGACCGCAAGATGATCATCAACGCTCTGAACTGCGGGGCCAAGGTGTTCATGGCCGACTTCGAGGACGCCACGGCCCCGACCTGGGCCAATGTCGTTGAAGGGCAGATCAATCTGAAAGACCGCTGGCAGGGCGCGCTGACCCACGTCGATCCCAAGTCCGGCAAGTCGTACGCCCTGGGCGCGACACCCGCCGTGCTCAAGGTCCGACCGCGCGGCTGGCACCTGATGGAGCGCCATCTGGAGATCGACGGCCAAGCCGTGGCCGGCGCGCTGTTCGACTTCGGCCTCTACGTTTTCCACAACGCCAAGGCGGCGATCGCCCAAGGTTCGGGTCCCTACTTCTACCTGCCCAAGCTCGAGAGCCACCTGGAAGCACGCCTGTGGAATGACGTGTTCCTCCGCGCCCAGGAGGTGCTCGGCCTGCCGGTGGGAACGATCAAGGCCACGGTGCTGATCGAGACCATCCCCGCCGCCTTCGAGATGGACGAGATCCTGTTCGAGCTGAAGGACCACATCGTCGGCCTCAACTGCGGCCGCTGGGACTACATCTTCTCGTTCATCAAGCGCCTGGGCCGCCGCGCCGAATTCCTGACCCCCGACCGCTCGGCCATGGTCATGGGCAAGGCCTTCCTCGGCGCCTACTCGCTGAAGCTCATCCAGACCTGCCACCGCCGCCGCGCCTTCGCCATGGGCGGCATGGCGGCCCAGATTCCGGTCAAGGGCGACGACGCCGCCAACCAGGCCGCCTTCGCCAAGGTCAAGGCCGACAAGGAGCGCGAAGCCACGGCTGGCCATGACGGCACCTGGGTGGCGCACCCCGACCTGGTGCCGGTCGCGCTGGAGGTCTTCGACCGCCTGATGCCGACGCCGAACCAGCTTGACAGGAACCTGGCCGACCTCGACATCACCCAGGCCCAGATGCTGGCGCTGCATGACGGCGTCCGCACCGAAGCGGGCGTGCGCGAGAACATCCGCGTCGGCGTCCGCTACACCCAGGCCTGGCTCGAGGGGCGCGGGGCCGTGCCGCTCTACAACCTGATGGAAGACGCCGCGACGGCCGAAATCTGCCGCACGCAGCTCTGGCAGTGGATCCGCCTTGGCGCCGAACTGGACGATGGCCGGCCGCTGACGTCTGAACTGTTCGTCAGCCTGTTCACCCAGGAAATGACGGAACTCCGGCGCGATCTGGGGTCACAGCGCCTGGAAGAAGCCGCCCAGCTCTTCGCTCAGATGGTGCTTTCCGAGAGCCTCGAAGAGTTTCTGACGACGCCCGCCTACGACCTTCTCTGA
- a CDS encoding FecR family protein: MREHAYARTEDHQAALWADRLATTALSCQEAARLEAWLSANPRREALLAAHRDLITSAPLGRALVQARASGARKAKPRSLGSPIWTLAGAALAAAIAVIAWPRPALDLKTPQGRQQVQVLADGSRLTLNGDSQARVTLARRKRDVRLDQGEAFFKVAHDPSRPFTVHARDASVTALGTAFNVNRLADATEITVHEGKVRVAATTTRARPVVVVAGESVRVSARGIEGRVKFNPAVADDWRSGWIELNNGRLGDLVTELNRANATRPLRLGEPALAELRLTGRFRATAPRETAALVAATHGLALQEAPDATVLAPISRR; the protein is encoded by the coding sequence ATGCGCGAACACGCTTACGCCCGCACCGAGGATCATCAGGCCGCGCTTTGGGCCGATCGCCTGGCGACCACCGCCCTCTCCTGCCAGGAAGCCGCCCGCCTGGAAGCGTGGCTGTCGGCGAATCCGCGTCGCGAAGCCTTGTTGGCCGCGCACCGTGACCTGATCACGTCGGCGCCCCTGGGGCGGGCCCTCGTGCAGGCTCGCGCGTCCGGCGCTCGCAAGGCCAAGCCGCGATCGCTGGGTTCGCCGATCTGGACGCTCGCGGGCGCGGCGCTGGCGGCGGCCATCGCGGTGATCGCTTGGCCGCGCCCTGCGCTGGATCTGAAGACGCCGCAAGGCCGTCAGCAGGTCCAGGTGCTGGCGGACGGCTCGAGGCTGACCCTGAACGGCGATTCCCAGGCGCGCGTGACCCTGGCGCGGCGCAAGCGGGACGTCCGCCTCGACCAGGGCGAAGCCTTCTTCAAGGTGGCGCACGATCCGTCACGGCCCTTCACCGTGCATGCGCGGGACGCATCGGTGACCGCGCTGGGCACGGCGTTCAACGTCAACCGCCTGGCCGACGCGACCGAGATCACGGTGCATGAAGGCAAGGTCCGGGTCGCGGCCACCACCACGCGCGCTCGTCCGGTCGTGGTCGTCGCGGGCGAGAGCGTCCGGGTTTCCGCCCGGGGAATCGAGGGCCGCGTCAAGTTCAACCCCGCCGTCGCCGACGACTGGCGCAGCGGCTGGATCGAACTGAACAACGGCCGGTTGGGCGATCTGGTGACGGAGCTCAACCGCGCCAACGCCACGCGCCCCTTGAGGCTGGGCGAGCCGGCGCTGGCCGAGCTTCGCCTGACGGGCCGCTTCCGGGCGACCGCGCCGCGCGAAACAGCGGCGTTGGTGGCCGCCACGCACGGACTGGCTCTGCAGGAAGCCCCCGACGCGACGGTGCTGGCGCCGATCTCCAGGCGATGA
- a CDS encoding helix-turn-helix domain-containing protein — protein sequence MAAPNTKASDKKLFLGGRLKRLRRDLGVTQARMAEELGVSASYLNLLERNQRPVTAQILLRLADAYDLDLRSLSADDPGGGAGLEEVLADKMFADLGVSRHETAEVAELSPGLAEAMTRLYRAYLDRGRLIDLGAFERPDGAGPVSDQASPTDWVRDLVGAQRNHFTELEALAETIVAQLKADPQDLAPAVRERLQSKFGVQTRIMPVEVMSGSLRRYDHHRKRLMLSETLAHASRTFGMCYQLGLMEGGEVLSDLTDRFQAPDRSSRQLLKVFLDSYLAAAIMMPYEPFLSAMEASGYDIERVRSRFGISYEQAAQRLTTLGRPGARGVPFFMMRLDAAGNISKRYAAGPFPFSRFGGACPRWNVHDSFKTPGRIVTQVIETPDGERYFTLSRTVRRVSGLQAGLEDELVVGLGCELRHASKLVHARGLDIANPIAVEIGPSCRICERPACPQRAAAPINRTLLVEENSKALSPFPFVR from the coding sequence ATGGCGGCACCCAACACCAAGGCAAGCGACAAGAAGCTCTTTCTCGGCGGGCGGCTGAAGCGGCTGCGGCGCGACCTGGGCGTGACCCAGGCGCGGATGGCCGAGGAACTGGGTGTGTCGGCTAGCTATCTGAACCTGTTGGAGCGTAACCAGCGGCCGGTGACGGCGCAGATCCTGCTGCGGCTGGCGGACGCCTACGATCTGGACCTGCGCAGCCTATCGGCCGACGATCCGGGCGGCGGCGCGGGGCTGGAGGAGGTGCTGGCCGACAAGATGTTCGCCGACCTGGGCGTGTCGCGCCACGAGACCGCCGAGGTCGCCGAGCTGTCGCCGGGCCTGGCCGAGGCCATGACGCGGCTCTATCGCGCCTATCTCGATCGCGGCCGGTTGATCGACCTGGGCGCCTTCGAGCGGCCGGACGGGGCGGGCCCGGTCTCTGACCAGGCCTCGCCGACCGATTGGGTCCGCGACCTGGTCGGCGCGCAGCGCAACCATTTCACCGAGCTGGAGGCCCTGGCCGAGACGATCGTCGCCCAGCTGAAAGCCGATCCGCAGGACCTGGCGCCGGCGGTTCGCGAGCGCCTGCAGAGCAAGTTCGGCGTCCAGACCCGGATCATGCCGGTCGAGGTGATGAGCGGTTCGCTGCGCCGTTACGACCATCACCGCAAACGCCTGATGCTGTCGGAGACGCTGGCCCACGCCAGCCGCACCTTCGGCATGTGCTATCAACTGGGTCTGATGGAGGGCGGAGAGGTGCTGTCGGACCTCACCGATCGCTTTCAGGCGCCGGATCGTTCAAGCCGACAGCTCCTGAAGGTGTTTCTCGACAGCTATCTCGCCGCGGCGATCATGATGCCCTACGAGCCGTTCCTCAGCGCCATGGAGGCCAGCGGCTACGACATTGAGCGGGTTCGGTCGCGCTTTGGCATCAGCTACGAGCAGGCCGCCCAGCGCCTGACCACGCTGGGACGTCCGGGCGCGCGGGGCGTGCCGTTCTTCATGATGCGGTTGGATGCGGCCGGGAACATTTCCAAGCGCTACGCCGCCGGCCCTTTCCCGTTCTCGCGGTTTGGCGGGGCCTGCCCGCGCTGGAACGTCCACGACAGCTTCAAGACGCCCGGCCGTATCGTCACACAAGTGATCGAGACGCCCGACGGCGAGCGCTACTTCACCCTGTCGCGCACGGTGCGTCGCGTCTCGGGTTTGCAGGCCGGACTGGAAGACGAGCTGGTGGTCGGCCTGGGCTGCGAGTTGAGGCACGCCAGCAAGCTGGTCCACGCGCGGGGTCTCGATATCGCCAATCCGATCGCGGTGGAGATCGGACCGTCCTGCCGGATCTGCGAGCGGCCCGCCTGTCCCCAGAGAGCCGCCGCGCCGATCAATCGGACCCTACTGGTTGAGGAGAACAGCAAGGCCCTGTCTCCCTTCCCCTTCGTGCGTTAG
- a CDS encoding RNA polymerase sigma factor, with the protein MAQNEPVPVFETVRAHETRLKAYARRRGADGHEAEDLFQETVLRLLQRARRAPLLNPLAYAFRVLDNLMRDGRQRPSFEALDDAEPCEQPGPGALLEGQELAEAFSRAIADMPRLRREVYLRRRLDGQAYDRIALDLRLTPEAVQKHYSRASATLRKVHQDAVRGEG; encoded by the coding sequence ATGGCTCAGAACGAACCCGTGCCGGTCTTCGAGACCGTGCGCGCGCACGAGACGCGGTTGAAGGCCTATGCGCGTCGCCGCGGCGCCGACGGCCACGAAGCCGAGGACCTCTTTCAGGAAACGGTGCTGCGCCTGCTGCAGCGCGCGCGGCGAGCGCCCCTGCTCAATCCGCTGGCCTATGCGTTTCGCGTGCTGGACAACCTGATGCGCGACGGCCGCCAGCGGCCAAGCTTCGAAGCGCTGGACGACGCCGAGCCCTGCGAGCAGCCAGGACCGGGGGCCCTCCTGGAGGGACAGGAGCTGGCCGAGGCGTTCTCGCGCGCGATCGCAGACATGCCGCGGCTGCGCCGGGAGGTCTATCTGAGACGACGCCTGGACGGCCAAGCCTATGACCGCATCGCGCTTGATCTACGGCTGACGCCCGAGGCCGTTCAGAAACACTACAGCCGCGCGTCGGCGACCCTGCGCAAGGTCCATCAGGACGCTGTGCGGGGCGAAGGATAG